The following proteins come from a genomic window of Nitrosopumilus sp.:
- a CDS encoding flagellar assembly protein FlaJ, which produces MMVNKVKDVKNLFTSGSKVDENFVYFIALLYCISTGEIGAVDLFKTGKDSKYGKYSEAFRDTYRLGVGWSYGLASACEMIGRKVSKQKDDPTKLLLVKLSQVVRLGDDLKTFFRDELKNSLASYSIKYEANLETQKLFSEMFYTLMSTASFMISANAIMSMLMGFGDSETILIVSMMGTGIGMAVFVAMMFFMFPRDVLAHTDDAIEKQFRMKMHMGIFGTVGISAVLLITNMIPPILAVGLGGIPLLYPGIVAKKQESKISTYTEWYPTFILHFGQLLSTVGSMGQALQAVMRSNFGTIQIFIDGLKNRIKNRIDQKICFQLFSIEAGHHIIANGNDIVSTSIYKGADMNLVGNVVADITKKISELRGKRAQNASTFQLVVVILHVLSLSIFGLMNKLTELFNDLSEGDLSNAAFELSPIDPVLMSMLMPVLLIMTSIISGFAIKIIQGGLYKTVFFHIGLLLVVGGISMFAINEFMADFLDSIIFTAPLPGV; this is translated from the coding sequence ATGATGGTAAACAAGGTAAAAGATGTAAAAAATCTTTTTACCTCAGGAAGTAAGGTTGACGAAAATTTTGTTTATTTCATTGCTTTGTTGTACTGTATTTCTACAGGGGAAATTGGAGCAGTGGATCTTTTTAAAACTGGAAAAGACTCAAAGTATGGAAAATACTCCGAGGCATTCAGAGACACATACAGATTAGGTGTGGGATGGTCATATGGATTGGCATCAGCATGTGAAATGATTGGAAGAAAAGTTTCAAAACAAAAAGACGATCCAACAAAATTACTTCTTGTGAAACTATCTCAAGTTGTAAGATTAGGGGATGACTTGAAGACATTTTTTAGAGATGAATTAAAAAATTCATTGGCGTCATATTCAATAAAATATGAAGCAAATCTTGAGACTCAAAAATTATTTTCAGAGATGTTTTACACTTTAATGTCTACTGCATCGTTTATGATTTCTGCAAACGCCATTATGAGCATGTTAATGGGATTTGGAGATTCAGAAACAATTCTAATTGTCTCAATGATGGGCACAGGTATTGGGATGGCAGTGTTTGTGGCAATGATGTTTTTCATGTTTCCAAGAGACGTACTAGCACATACAGATGATGCAATTGAAAAACAATTTCGAATGAAGATGCATATGGGAATTTTTGGCACTGTAGGAATTTCAGCAGTGCTTTTAATTACAAACATGATACCACCAATTCTTGCTGTGGGGTTGGGTGGAATACCATTACTTTATCCTGGAATAGTTGCAAAAAAACAAGAATCAAAAATTTCAACATATACTGAATGGTATCCTACATTTATTCTCCATTTTGGACAATTATTATCCACAGTAGGTTCCATGGGGCAAGCACTGCAGGCAGTAATGAGAAGTAATTTTGGAACCATTCAGATATTCATTGACGGATTAAAGAATAGAATCAAAAATAGAATTGACCAGAAAATTTGTTTCCAATTATTCTCAATTGAAGCAGGGCATCACATCATTGCAAATGGAAATGATATTGTTTCAACATCAATATACAAAGGAGCAGATATGAATCTGGTAGGAAATGTAGTTGCAGACATTACAAAAAAAATTAGTGAATTAAGAGGCAAAAGAGCACAGAACGCATCAACATTTCAACTAGTTGTAGTTATTTTACATGTTCTCTCATTGTCAATATTTGGATTAATGAATAAATTAACTGAGTTATTCAACGATTTATCTGAAGGAGATCTTTCAAATGCTGCGTTTGAATTAAGCCCAATAGATCCAGTCCTAATGAGTATGCTGATGCCAGTTTTACTCATAATGACATCAATAATTAGCGGATTTGCCATAAAAATTATCCAAGGAGGTCTATACAAAACAGTCTTTTTCCATATCGGATTATTACTTGTAGTAGGAGGAATCTCAATGTTTGCAATAAATGAATTTATGGCAGACTTTTTGGATAGCATCATATTTACAGCTCCACTTCCAGGAGTTTGA
- a CDS encoding chemotaxis protein CheC, with product MNLQKIEIKKLSSTFNDYITEKTCEVFSTLLKEPIQHKLTMLENNINVRNIGLTSKQIKLHSVRLNGKGDIHIELLYTLRLEDAMKIASKLLGSEVNKIDEMGESALQEVANILTGSFFNALSKDTGFRIDLSTPTFKEGELEELLSEPTNDVNSNSKDIVIADVLLTGKNSKTEIHMIIIQHPEHAKKLISHESKDIEENKYSDKSNTNLLGGQNDAIDDLLKNL from the coding sequence ATGAACTTGCAAAAAATTGAAATTAAAAAATTATCATCAACATTCAATGATTATATTACAGAAAAAACATGTGAAGTTTTTTCTACATTATTGAAAGAACCAATACAACACAAATTAACCATGCTAGAAAACAACATAAATGTAAGAAATATCGGTTTAACATCCAAACAAATTAAATTACATTCAGTTAGATTAAACGGTAAAGGAGACATCCATATCGAATTACTATATACTTTAAGACTTGAAGATGCAATGAAAATTGCATCAAAATTACTAGGTTCCGAAGTTAACAAGATTGATGAAATGGGAGAATCAGCATTGCAAGAAGTTGCCAATATTTTAACGGGGTCATTTTTCAATGCATTATCTAAAGATACAGGATTTAGAATAGATTTATCCACACCAACATTCAAAGAAGGAGAATTAGAGGAATTATTATCAGAACCTACAAACGATGTCAATAGCAATAGTAAAGACATTGTAATTGCAGATGTACTACTAACAGGAAAAAATAGTAAAACCGAAATCCACATGATCATCATTCAACATCCTGAACATGCAAAGAAATTGATCTCCCATGAATCAAAAGATATTGAAGAAAACAAGTATTCAGACAAATCAAATACAAATTTGCTAGGAGGTCAAAATGATGCAATTGATGATTTGTTAAAAAACTTGTAG
- the cheB gene encoding chemotaxis-specific protein-glutamate methyltransferase CheB, with translation MLKEKAIPINVGIVNDSNLMRKYISDLINVDEIEIKWTAVNGEDALAKIPKRKPDVILLDLEMPTMDGMTFIENMGKMKMMIPTIIVSSFSQDGSKVVLDALENGAVDFVTIPLKDIDDKKLQEELITKIKISAKSDPIQLITEKIYSLKPSKKIFTKSNSSERLIVIGSSTGGPGMVQKVLSNLPANIAAGILVVQHMPKEFTKQFANRLSEKTGFTVKEANEGDEIRDHEILVAPGDYHMIVLPNRRIHLDSSEKRFGVRPSVNMTMVSAAEVYGSNVIGVVLTGMGHDGGFGMKTIKKRGGHTIVQNKETCVIFGMPKAVIDLDAADHVVGINEIPIKIYEEMQNLV, from the coding sequence ATGTTAAAAGAAAAAGCGATACCAATCAATGTAGGCATTGTAAATGATTCAAATCTTATGCGAAAATACATATCAGATTTGATTAATGTTGATGAAATTGAAATTAAATGGACAGCAGTAAACGGTGAAGATGCATTAGCAAAAATACCCAAAAGAAAACCAGATGTGATTTTGTTAGATTTAGAAATGCCAACAATGGATGGAATGACTTTCATTGAAAATATGGGAAAAATGAAAATGATGATTCCAACAATAATAGTAAGCAGTTTTTCACAAGATGGATCTAAGGTAGTTCTTGATGCATTAGAGAACGGTGCAGTAGATTTTGTCACCATACCATTAAAAGACATAGATGATAAAAAACTGCAAGAAGAATTAATAACAAAAATAAAAATTTCTGCAAAATCAGATCCAATACAATTGATTACAGAAAAAATTTATTCACTTAAACCAAGTAAAAAAATTTTTACAAAATCAAATTCATCTGAACGATTAATAGTAATTGGTTCATCAACTGGAGGACCAGGAATGGTTCAAAAAGTGCTAAGCAACCTACCTGCAAATATTGCCGCTGGAATTTTGGTAGTCCAACATATGCCAAAAGAGTTTACAAAACAGTTTGCCAATAGATTATCAGAAAAAACAGGATTCACAGTAAAGGAAGCTAATGAAGGAGATGAAATCAGAGATCATGAAATCCTAGTAGCGCCTGGAGACTATCACATGATTGTTCTTCCTAATAGAAGGATTCACTTAGATTCAAGTGAAAAGAGATTTGGAGTTAGACCATCAGTTAACATGACAATGGTTTCTGCAGCAGAAGTGTATGGATCAAATGTGATAGGCGTAGTACTTACAGGGATGGGTCATGACGGAGGATTCGGCATGAAAACAATAAAAAAAAGAGGAGGTCACACCATTGTTCAAAATAAAGAAACATGTGTAATTTTTGGAATGCCAAAAGCTGTAATTGATCTTGATGCGGCTGATCACGTAGTAGGAATAAATGAAATACCAATAAAAATTTACGAGGAAATGCAAAATCTTGTCTGA
- a CDS encoding protein-glutamate O-methyltransferase CheR has protein sequence MESEINAILDKIRTEVKIKTGKNIDGFKPAFLERRIRHRMEINGIVNFDEYLKLLSTNLEEANNLYLAFSINVTQFFRDPHVWEKLEKEIIPNLINKSKVHTAYVWSCGCATGEEPHSVSITLNEVLKSRDIKYEIFANDINLDAISRAKKGIYRDANLVNINTKRRIKYFEKLEYDQYQIKSNISNQIKYENIDMMKITEKKFHMIFCRNVLIYYDKQRYKAIFEKFADSLTENGILILGQNESMFGTIGNKLFLTLYPKERIYQKIEY, from the coding sequence ATGGAATCAGAAATTAACGCAATTTTAGATAAAATAAGAACGGAGGTAAAGATAAAAACTGGAAAAAACATAGATGGTTTCAAACCTGCTTTTTTAGAAAGAAGAATTCGTCACAGAATGGAAATTAATGGAATTGTGAATTTTGATGAATATTTAAAACTGCTATCAACAAATTTGGAGGAGGCAAATAATCTTTATTTAGCATTCTCAATTAATGTAACACAATTTTTTAGAGATCCACATGTTTGGGAGAAACTGGAGAAGGAGATAATTCCAAATTTAATAAATAAATCAAAAGTTCATACTGCGTATGTATGGAGTTGTGGGTGTGCAACAGGTGAGGAACCACACAGTGTTTCAATAACACTAAACGAAGTATTAAAGTCAAGAGATATTAAATATGAAATTTTTGCAAATGATATTAATTTAGATGCAATTAGTCGTGCAAAAAAAGGAATTTACAGAGATGCAAATTTAGTAAATATCAACACAAAAAGGAGAATAAAGTATTTTGAAAAATTAGAATACGATCAATATCAAATCAAATCCAACATAAGTAATCAAATAAAATATGAAAATATAGACATGATGAAAATTACAGAAAAGAAATTCCATATGATTTTTTGCAGAAATGTGTTGATCTATTATGATAAACAGAGGTATAAGGCAATTTTTGAAAAATTTGCAGATTCATTAACGGAAAACGGAATACTAATTCTTGGACAAAATGAATCTATGTTTGGTACGATTGGAAATAAGTTATTTTTAACTCTGTACCCAAAAGAAAGAATTTATCAAAAAATAGAATATTAA
- a CDS encoding chemotaxis protein CheW yields the protein MSTQTVLNDTIQVVTFTISEKSSKKGNYAVPIDQVKEIKIVEAITKIPKSKPYVRGVMNLRGKIIPIIDVNKKIGLSNSSTTEIEKQRILVADVNDTLTGLLVDEVNEVLRISTKDVEESPQGAFEENYIKGIAKMNEKLIILVDVAKFLSETDEHNKNDTPINSKSVEIESENNVENSNDEIIPEIEAIINQEA from the coding sequence ATGTCAACACAAACAGTATTAAATGATACAATACAAGTTGTCACGTTTACCATTTCAGAAAAATCTTCAAAAAAAGGTAATTATGCAGTACCAATTGATCAAGTTAAAGAAATTAAAATCGTTGAAGCAATTACAAAAATACCTAAATCAAAACCATATGTTAGAGGAGTGATGAATTTAAGAGGAAAAATCATCCCGATTATTGATGTGAACAAAAAAATAGGATTATCAAATTCAAGTACAACTGAAATTGAAAAACAAAGAATACTAGTCGCAGATGTAAACGATACTCTCACAGGGCTCCTAGTTGATGAGGTAAACGAAGTATTAAGAATATCAACAAAAGATGTAGAGGAATCCCCACAAGGTGCATTTGAAGAGAATTACATCAAAGGAATAGCTAAAATGAATGAAAAATTAATTATTTTAGTGGATGTGGCCAAGTTCCTGAGCGAAACTGATGAACATAATAAAAACGACACACCCATAAATTCAAAATCTGTTGAAATAGAATCAGAAAATAATGTAGAAAATAGTAATGATGAAATTATTCCAGAAATAGAAGCTATAATTAATCAAGAAGCATAA
- a CDS encoding response regulator codes for MGDGVKVLIADDASFMRTVLKDILKSNGLATEIVEAPDGVEAVRQYIQHKPDLVTMDVNMPKADGIQALKGIMKVNPNARVIMVTSVEQKHIVQDAMKSGARDYIIKPFDKGNVGLVLNKALRAK; via the coding sequence ATGGGAGACGGAGTGAAGGTGTTAATTGCAGACGATGCATCTTTTATGAGAACAGTTCTAAAAGATATTTTAAAATCTAATGGACTTGCAACTGAAATTGTAGAAGCGCCAGACGGAGTAGAAGCTGTAAGACAATACATACAGCATAAACCAGACTTGGTGACTATGGATGTCAACATGCCCAAAGCAGATGGAATTCAAGCTTTAAAGGGAATCATGAAAGTGAATCCAAATGCACGAGTAATAATGGTCACATCAGTAGAACAAAAACACATAGTTCAAGACGCGATGAAATCAGGTGCAAGAGATTACATAATAAAACCATTTGACAAGGGAAATGTAGGGTTAGTTTTGAATAAAGCATTAAGAGCAAAATAG
- a CDS encoding methyl-accepting chemotaxis protein has product MSTQKTKIIDENAILKSESTDNINTNSNSMGTKVLKSFDQAVASSEELSETVTQLESASRSQTSGVEEVSQSLQSIASAIQGVAKNATKAMEMMRQSEEISKTISADAEKGMNKMDSMKSIVSESSNDVKKLAVELSKVDNMTGFITQIAEQTNLLALNAAIEAARAGDVGRGFAVVADEVRRLAENSKKGAEDISELVSSLKNSSDKTTGSIEKGNSIVQDAHEVITNILTSIKNISVSISEVVSQMQEISVATEEVSSGTEEATAASEEVLSVAQTNLESFEDIVKAKDKETKTLKDAYKDARTLSEITNVLDSSTIISTTDVDGISDYVNHFFLDISKFPEEELKGEMHRIFKSDWHDEKLFDLLWKTISSGKIFQTYLRNKTKDGKRFWTKTVISPTFDENNNVKGYVIIGTPITEIMEITGMEEACKDIDAGKIVKPQIKEIVEKLKKGNIK; this is encoded by the coding sequence ATGTCAACACAAAAAACCAAAATCATCGATGAAAACGCAATCTTAAAATCAGAATCAACAGATAATATTAATACAAATAGCAATAGCATGGGAACAAAGGTTCTCAAATCATTTGATCAAGCAGTAGCATCATCTGAAGAATTAAGCGAAACAGTGACACAGTTAGAATCGGCTTCAAGAAGTCAGACAAGCGGAGTTGAAGAAGTATCACAATCCTTACAATCAATTGCATCGGCAATTCAAGGAGTAGCTAAAAATGCAACAAAAGCCATGGAGATGATGCGACAATCAGAGGAAATCAGCAAAACCATCAGTGCTGATGCTGAGAAAGGAATGAACAAGATGGACAGTATGAAATCAATTGTATCAGAATCATCCAATGATGTAAAGAAATTAGCAGTAGAATTATCAAAAGTGGATAACATGACAGGATTTATTACTCAAATTGCAGAGCAAACAAATCTTTTGGCGCTTAATGCAGCAATTGAAGCTGCAAGAGCAGGAGATGTGGGAAGAGGATTTGCAGTAGTAGCTGACGAGGTAAGAAGACTTGCAGAAAATTCCAAAAAAGGAGCAGAAGATATTTCAGAACTTGTAAGTTCATTAAAAAATTCATCAGATAAAACAACTGGCAGTATTGAGAAAGGAAATAGCATTGTTCAAGATGCTCATGAAGTAATTACAAATATACTTACATCGATTAAAAATATTTCAGTATCAATTTCAGAAGTCGTTTCACAAATGCAAGAAATTTCAGTAGCAACAGAAGAAGTTTCAAGTGGAACAGAAGAGGCTACTGCTGCAAGCGAAGAAGTGTTATCTGTAGCACAAACAAATCTAGAGAGTTTTGAAGATATTGTTAAAGCAAAAGACAAAGAAACAAAGACTCTAAAAGATGCATATAAAGACGCAAGAACGTTATCAGAAATCACAAATGTTTTAGATTCATCAACAATCATATCAACTACAGATGTTGATGGGATCAGTGATTATGTAAATCACTTTTTCTTAGATATTTCAAAATTCCCTGAAGAAGAATTAAAAGGCGAAATGCATAGAATTTTTAAATCGGATTGGCATGATGAGAAATTATTCGATTTATTATGGAAAACAATTTCAAGTGGAAAAATATTTCAGACATATCTTAGAAATAAAACAAAAGATGGCAAAAGATTCTGGACAAAAACAGTAATCAGTCCAACATTTGATGAAAATAACAACGTCAAAGGATATGTGATAATTGGAACACCAATTACAGAAATAATGGAAATTACAGGCATGGAAGAAGCATGTAAAGATATCGATGCAGGGAAAATAGTCAAACCACAGATCAAAGAAATTGTTGAAAAACTAAAAAAAGGAAACATCAAATAA
- a CDS encoding type II/IV secretion system ATPase subunit, whose product MVFDISKINDAEFVQKIKEKPYLKNYLETYQAKGNPLPLFSEELKAEHKKLKEPNLIYAVGEDTFIHINPHTTSDDGYNEYVIIEPDEPDRELMEFADKVFAAKAGGLDPPIEITERFNMVDQYLSKTLASSPNPVDYSKLGDPFTIKTLPVEANKITDLKYHFLQKRAGTGLLDPFLNDPNLEDISIIGAGNMYIIHKAFGTLKVPVFLSVDAIDELIISLSEQFGKTISHARPVVDATLPDGSRINIVFGKDISRKGTNATIRKFASTPLSIIQVLTSGVMNFTEVAYLWMMLEAGMSLFVNGETASGKTTTLMGLTAFIPANWKVVTIEDTPELTLPHNNWITEATRNTGNAASSVTMDDLLKAALRQRPNYILVGEIRGAEGNVAFAAMQTGHPVIATFHAAGMVPLIQRLSNDPINIPKTYMENLNLALFQGAVLNPEGKRVRRVLSINEILGISNEGNVMFIPVFDWDAGTDTVRFKGKGSSALFISKVLEKRGMKKKDEGKLYEELELRAKILEKMMEKKIFNYYDVFNAISHCNEVGLEEYLKELDEQ is encoded by the coding sequence ATGGTTTTTGACATATCAAAAATTAACGATGCGGAGTTTGTCCAGAAAATAAAGGAAAAACCATACCTGAAAAACTATCTCGAGACATATCAAGCAAAAGGCAATCCACTTCCTCTTTTCTCCGAAGAATTAAAAGCTGAACACAAAAAGCTGAAAGAACCAAATTTAATTTATGCAGTTGGGGAAGACACATTCATTCACATTAATCCACATACTACCTCAGATGACGGATATAATGAATATGTAATAATTGAGCCTGATGAGCCAGATAGAGAACTAATGGAATTTGCAGACAAAGTGTTTGCTGCAAAAGCTGGAGGGTTGGATCCACCAATAGAAATTACAGAGAGATTCAACATGGTAGATCAATATCTCAGCAAAACCTTGGCATCATCCCCAAATCCAGTAGATTATTCTAAACTAGGAGATCCATTTACAATAAAGACTCTACCAGTAGAGGCAAACAAAATAACTGATCTGAAATACCATTTTCTGCAAAAAAGAGCAGGAACTGGACTCTTAGATCCATTTCTAAATGATCCAAATTTAGAAGACATTTCAATTATTGGAGCTGGAAACATGTACATAATTCACAAAGCATTTGGAACACTGAAAGTTCCAGTTTTTCTCAGTGTTGATGCAATTGATGAATTAATTATCAGTTTATCAGAACAGTTTGGAAAAACAATATCGCATGCAAGACCAGTGGTAGATGCAACGTTACCTGATGGTTCCAGAATTAACATAGTATTTGGAAAAGACATCAGTAGAAAAGGAACAAATGCAACTATACGTAAATTTGCCAGTACACCACTATCAATTATTCAAGTTCTAACATCAGGAGTCATGAACTTTACTGAAGTTGCATATTTGTGGATGATGTTGGAAGCAGGAATGAGTCTGTTTGTAAATGGAGAGACTGCATCAGGAAAAACCACAACATTGATGGGATTAACTGCATTCATTCCAGCAAACTGGAAAGTAGTAACAATTGAAGATACTCCTGAATTGACACTTCCTCATAACAACTGGATTACAGAAGCTACTAGAAACACAGGAAATGCAGCTTCCAGCGTTACAATGGATGATCTTCTCAAAGCAGCATTAAGACAGAGACCCAATTACATTCTTGTAGGAGAAATTAGGGGGGCCGAAGGAAATGTAGCATTTGCAGCTATGCAGACAGGCCACCCTGTAATTGCAACATTTCACGCAGCAGGAATGGTTCCACTTATTCAAAGACTCTCAAATGATCCAATTAACATTCCAAAAACATACATGGAAAATTTAAACCTGGCATTATTCCAAGGGGCGGTTCTTAATCCAGAAGGAAAAAGAGTTCGTCGAGTATTATCAATAAATGAAATTTTAGGAATTTCAAATGAGGGTAACGTAATGTTCATACCAGTTTTTGATTGGGATGCAGGAACCGATACTGTAAGATTCAAAGGAAAAGGAAGCAGTGCACTATTCATTTCAAAAGTATTAGAAAAAAGAGGAATGAAAAAGAAAGACGAGGGAAAATTATATGAAGAACTAGAATTACGAGCAAAAATCTTAGAGAAAATGATGGAGAAGAAAATATTCAATTATTATGATGTGTTCAATGCAATTTCACATTGTAATGAAGTTGGATTGGAAGAATATCTAAAGGAGCTTGATGAACAATGA
- a CDS encoding chemotaxis protein CheA produces the protein MSDNNYREMYVSEALEHIEIMNKTLLQLEEQPENRSYLDQIFRSAHTIKGMASTMNYDDTRELCKNIENIFDNIRKGTEKLTHDLTSALFVCIDLLQQMISDDKLKVDLAPYLKKLESPEQEIQNIPMQESVKTTTLPTIRVKMSDLDSVVNLVGELLTSKMQLQQTIENEKYENLKQIVTEIDRLITDLQYQSMQIRLVPIDQIFGRFNRTVRDTSQKLSKKINLSMDGSGIELDRSVLDSITDPLLHILRNCADHGIESPDERTICGKPETGNITLTVSRKGENVLIIINDDGRGIDVDRVKEKAIESGIITQEEAEKISHQEAVQLIGAPGLSTAKEVTDISGRGVGMDVVISQIESVGGTVKINSERGNGTTIELSLPLSLSIIRGLLVVISGEKFAIPLSSITTTLQIKQNEITSLHGTEVIKLRDRIIPLIKLNELFEMKNESDKSKPLTVVIIENDGKNYGLVVDKFERNQEIVIKKLDRNESTDLFSNATILPDGKVALVIDPSTIIQ, from the coding sequence TTGTCTGATAATAATTATCGTGAGATGTATGTCTCCGAGGCATTAGAACATATAGAAATAATGAACAAGACATTATTACAATTAGAAGAACAACCAGAAAATAGATCATATTTAGATCAAATCTTTAGGTCAGCTCATACTATCAAAGGTATGGCATCTACAATGAATTATGACGATACAAGAGAACTGTGTAAAAATATTGAAAACATATTTGACAATATTAGAAAAGGAACAGAAAAATTAACACATGATCTTACCAGTGCGCTTTTTGTATGCATTGATCTTTTACAACAAATGATATCAGATGATAAATTAAAAGTGGATTTAGCACCTTATTTAAAAAAACTAGAATCACCAGAACAAGAAATTCAAAATATCCCCATGCAAGAATCCGTCAAGACAACAACATTACCCACAATAAGAGTAAAAATGTCGGATTTGGACTCTGTTGTAAATTTAGTGGGGGAGTTATTGACATCAAAAATGCAACTACAGCAAACAATTGAAAATGAAAAATATGAAAATTTAAAGCAAATAGTAACAGAAATTGATAGATTAATCACAGATTTACAATATCAGTCGATGCAAATTCGACTTGTCCCAATAGATCAGATTTTTGGTAGATTCAACAGAACAGTAAGAGACACATCTCAAAAATTATCAAAGAAAATTAATTTGAGCATGGATGGTTCTGGAATTGAATTGGATAGAAGTGTTTTAGATTCTATCACAGATCCTCTATTACACATTCTAAGAAATTGTGCAGATCATGGCATTGAATCACCTGATGAACGAACAATCTGCGGAAAACCAGAAACAGGCAATATCACACTCACAGTTTCAAGAAAAGGAGAAAATGTACTCATCATAATCAATGATGATGGAAGAGGAATTGATGTAGACAGAGTAAAAGAAAAAGCTATAGAAAGCGGAATTATTACTCAAGAAGAAGCAGAGAAAATCTCACATCAAGAAGCAGTTCAATTAATTGGAGCCCCAGGTTTATCCACCGCAAAAGAAGTAACAGATATTTCAGGAAGAGGGGTAGGAATGGACGTAGTAATTTCACAAATTGAGTCAGTTGGAGGAACAGTCAAAATCAACAGTGAGAGAGGTAATGGCACCACTATTGAATTATCTTTACCTTTGAGTCTTTCAATAATCAGAGGACTGTTAGTAGTGATATCAGGGGAAAAATTTGCAATTCCACTTTCAAGTATTACAACTACACTCCAAATAAAACAGAATGAAATAACTTCATTGCATGGAACTGAAGTAATTAAACTTCGAGATAGAATAATTCCTTTGATAAAACTAAATGAATTATTTGAAATGAAAAACGAATCAGATAAATCAAAACCACTAACAGTAGTAATAATTGAAAATGATGGAAAAAATTATGGGTTAGTAGTGGATAAATTTGAAAGAAATCAAGAAATTGTAATTAAAAAATTAGACAGAAATGAATCAACAGATTTATTTTCAAATGCTACCATACTGCCAGATGGAAAAGTCGCCCTAGTAATTGATCCATCAACAATAATTCAATAG
- a CDS encoding ATPase domain-containing protein, translating into MLNIISTGNEEIDRQFGGGIPSPSLVFIEGAHGTGKSAISAQIMNGLLTSKKSLLCVIENTVKQHIQKMKSITFNFSKPFVRSQLIFVPMYIKDAKWTNNNTEKILPAIKEFILEKIDKVDGVIIDSISPMANNSKNESILDFISFCKEIVSMGKTIIITSHSSDFSQAINTAIIGTADVYIKLGTVVVGDKEVKTLKIIKLLGAADTPESGFAFEVDLIFGIKIVPISMANA; encoded by the coding sequence ATGCTTAATATTATTTCTACAGGAAATGAAGAGATAGACAGGCAATTTGGAGGGGGGATTCCTTCGCCATCTCTTGTATTCATAGAAGGGGCACATGGAACTGGAAAAAGTGCAATTTCAGCACAAATAATGAATGGGTTACTCACATCAAAAAAAAGTTTACTTTGTGTAATTGAGAATACAGTTAAACAACATATTCAAAAAATGAAATCAATTACATTTAATTTTTCAAAACCTTTTGTTCGCAGTCAATTAATTTTTGTTCCAATGTATATCAAAGATGCAAAATGGACTAATAACAATACAGAAAAGATTCTTCCTGCAATTAAAGAATTTATTTTAGAAAAAATAGATAAAGTGGACGGGGTAATTATTGATTCAATTTCTCCAATGGCGAACAATTCAAAAAATGAATCAATACTTGACTTTATCTCATTTTGCAAAGAAATAGTATCAATGGGAAAAACAATAATCATAACGAGCCATTCATCTGATTTTTCACAAGCCATAAACACAGCAATAATTGGAACCGCAGACGTATACATCAAATTAGGAACAGTAGTAGTTGGAGATAAAGAAGTCAAGACTCTAAAAATTATAAAGCTATTAGGTGCTGCAGATACACCAGAATCAGGTTTTGCTTTTGAGGTAGATTTGATTTTTGGGATAAAGATTGTTCCAATATCAATGGCTAATGCATAG